One genomic segment of Chloroflexota bacterium includes these proteins:
- a CDS encoding gliding-motility protein MglA, which produces MYINWQLRELNLKIVYYGPAMSGKTTNLEQIHARVPANRRSDLVSLKTHEDRTLFFDFLQLELGKISGLTPKLQLYTVPGQSYYEASRKLVLRGADGVVFVADADPARVSDNLAAWQDMKRHLKEMNISLADIPVVVQVNKQDLPGALSPEIYRSLLSLGGQVAIGAVAIRQIGVFETLKAITQRVVGRLHQRSKSPEVGHGTNPVPPPSPPSSQTTTTIRE; this is translated from the coding sequence ATGTACATCAACTGGCAACTTCGGGAACTCAACCTGAAAATTGTCTATTATGGCCCGGCAATGAGCGGCAAAACCACCAATCTGGAACAAATTCATGCCCGTGTGCCGGCCAACCGCCGTAGCGATCTGGTTTCCCTCAAAACTCATGAAGACCGGACGCTGTTCTTTGATTTCCTGCAACTGGAATTGGGAAAAATCAGTGGGTTGACGCCCAAATTACAACTCTATACCGTTCCCGGCCAATCCTATTATGAAGCCAGCCGCAAGCTGGTACTCCGTGGAGCTGACGGCGTTGTTTTCGTCGCCGATGCAGACCCCGCCCGCGTCTCTGATAATCTTGCTGCCTGGCAGGATATGAAGCGGCATTTGAAAGAGATGAACATCAGCCTCGCAGACATTCCTGTTGTCGTTCAAGTCAACAAACAAGATCTCCCTGGCGCACTATCACCAGAAATTTACCGTTCTCTGCTTTCATTGGGGGGGCAAGTCGCTATCGGGGCCGTTGCCATTCGTCAGATAGGCGTTTTCGAGACGTTGAAAGCCATTACTCAAAGGGTAGTAGGGCGTTTGCACCAGCGAAGCAAATCCCCTGAGGTAGGACATGGAACCAATCCGGTCCCTCCCCCTTCTCCCCCCTCTTCTCAAACCACAACAACGATCAGGGAGTGA
- a CDS encoding roadblock/LC7 domain-containing protein, which translates to MVLQKENKRGSSQLSEILQEMNEAGGFSIAVLTDRHGFPLASAAGQGNDPDTQSAVVALIQKTAAQATSQLGIGQTDEITLFDSEGNRLVCRPFDVNGHQLILAVRIDDRHKAYRRLTNQAIRKISQAWRL; encoded by the coding sequence ATGGTGCTTCAAAAGGAGAACAAACGCGGCTCATCGCAACTGAGTGAAATTCTGCAGGAAATGAACGAGGCTGGTGGTTTCTCGATTGCCGTGCTTACCGACCGGCATGGTTTCCCTCTGGCGTCAGCGGCCGGTCAAGGAAACGACCCTGACACTCAATCGGCTGTGGTCGCGCTGATTCAAAAGACCGCGGCACAAGCCACCAGTCAGTTGGGCATCGGGCAGACCGATGAAATTACCCTTTTCGATAGCGAGGGAAACCGGCTGGTTTGCCGCCCCTTTGACGTGAACGGCCATCAGTTGATTCTGGCTGTGCGCATCGATGACCGCCACAAAGCCTATCGCCGTCTGACCAATCAGGCTATACGTAAAATTTCGCAGGCGTGGCGCCTGTGA
- a CDS encoding DUF4388 domain-containing protein, with amino-acid sequence MQGQLSDMHPADLIQHACIDRKQARLVLEHKGQTAEIFFDDGQIAHAVLGDLEGKEVIFHVLDWQEGTFEMINGVTAPHRSIHENWTEVLLEGARLRDEAQADANFPTQPQEAKPMAPKKKSELLAEALENLLTESSDIVGAAIVGIDGLVYSANVPQKGLDEAMVGASSAAILGLSKRSVQQLNRGGFKQTLIQGDDGNIIVAPLNDETLFVALTPANVNLGMAFAEVRSISKELRDIL; translated from the coding sequence ATGCAAGGGCAATTGAGTGACATGCACCCTGCCGACTTAATACAACATGCCTGCATAGACCGCAAACAGGCCCGGCTAGTGCTCGAACACAAAGGGCAAACTGCCGAAATCTTTTTCGATGATGGACAAATTGCCCATGCTGTGCTGGGCGATCTGGAAGGCAAAGAGGTTATCTTCCACGTCCTCGATTGGCAGGAAGGTACCTTTGAAATGATCAACGGCGTTACTGCCCCTCATCGCAGCATTCACGAAAACTGGACAGAGGTTCTTTTGGAAGGCGCCCGCCTTCGCGATGAAGCCCAGGCGGACGCCAATTTTCCCACCCAACCACAGGAGGCAAAACCTATGGCACCTAAGAAGAAAAGTGAATTACTCGCTGAAGCATTGGAAAACTTACTGACCGAATCGTCCGATATTGTAGGCGCGGCCATTGTAGGCATTGACGGCCTGGTTTACTCGGCCAATGTGCCTCAAAAAGGCTTGGACGAGGCAATGGTCGGCGCAAGTTCGGCAGCCATCCTTGGCTTGAGCAAACGCAGCGTGCAGCAACTCAACCGCGGGGGCTTCAAGCAAACCCTCATTCAAGGCGATGACGGCAACATCATCGTCGCTCCCCTCAACGACGAAACCCTCTTCGTCGCTCTCACCCCTGCCAACGTCAACCTTGGTATGGCTTTTGCTGAAGTGCGTTCCATTTCCAAGGAACTGCGAGACATCCTGTAA
- a CDS encoding glucosamine 6-phosphate synthetase, which yields MPCVAFAGMPVRAPRFSRDSPMCGIAAILFAPGERPPAVQQEIRDFFSRNLLFNEERGKAATGLAVLRTDGELVVYKAPIPASQFVETARYRDLLASLDAQTVLWLGHTRLPTKGAPENNDNNHPISAGEVVGVHNGRITNDDTLFTRYDYPRQGEVDSEIIFRLLSDMNPHTDEAHYAAEACQRLQLLAGKFTFLAADMRYPYRLLVLKHHNPLCAHYHAPWQALIFSSRYIFLRKAFGRSVITEALPHNTLLSYDASRLAELGNTPTYACSLG from the coding sequence ATGCCCTGCGTGGCATTCGCTGGGATGCCCGTCAGGGCACCACGGTTTTCAAGAGATAGCCCCATGTGCGGCATTGCAGCCATCCTTTTTGCGCCTGGTGAACGCCCGCCTGCTGTGCAGCAGGAAATCCGCGACTTTTTCTCCCGCAACCTGCTTTTCAACGAAGAACGCGGCAAAGCCGCCACCGGCCTGGCGGTATTGCGCACCGATGGGGAACTCGTAGTTTACAAAGCGCCCATACCTGCTTCGCAGTTCGTGGAAACCGCACGTTACCGCGACCTGCTGGCCTCCCTCGATGCCCAAACTGTGCTTTGGCTGGGGCACACTCGCCTGCCCACCAAGGGAGCCCCTGAAAACAACGATAACAATCACCCCATTTCGGCGGGCGAGGTGGTGGGCGTGCACAACGGGCGCATTACCAACGACGACACCCTCTTTACCCGCTATGACTACCCTCGCCAGGGCGAGGTGGACAGCGAAATCATCTTCCGCCTGCTTTCGGACATGAACCCCCACACCGACGAAGCCCACTATGCCGCCGAAGCCTGCCAGCGGCTGCAGTTGCTGGCAGGCAAATTCACCTTCCTCGCCGCCGACATGCGCTATCCCTACCGCTTGTTGGTGCTCAAGCACCACAATCCCCTGTGCGCGCATTATCATGCTCCCTGGCAAGCGCTGATTTTCTCCTCGCGCTACATTTTCCTCCGCAAAGCCTTTGGGCGCAGCGTGATTACCGAAGCCCTGCCACATAACACCCTCCTGAGTTACGATGCTTCTCGCCTTGCAGAACTGGGCAACACTCCCACATATGCTTGCAGCCTTGGGTAG
- a CDS encoding PAS domain S-box protein, which yields MNAHPSLSSPAGEQQNGLLDILRQSTPACLVWVDAQGKVRFVTSACQTLFKHQLPGEFLSTLCRATNPSCLLKDPHRFAEATEHSSVFPYQTPEGKTCWVAHACRAHYDAQGQFQGRIGIFVDLTSQHESETRARRISEQFQQLYQILEALNRAETPQEVYDIAVESIPNLIQANSAAVLLFDAEGVPRFVAARGLSPAYQQKVEGHSPWPSTAVHAKPLWYEDVQHEDFSPDLQAAFREENIHALAFIPLLGGNRLLGKLMVYYHTPHTFSESEQQIIRVLASDIAAAILRVQAHEALKESETRFRALAESTPAAVYMIEKGRFTYTNPAFHRLSGYSPEDLRDLHYWEILEPESQALARERARRRMAGQTVQEYAEVLIRRKDGERRWALAGDSVVALGNRIVVVGSAVDITPLKQTEAALRESEARYRDLVENLRDGVGLHDLEGRLLASNPTVPHLLGHETLPEEPVYIPDLLAPEVRHEFDDYIRELRENGVAEGLMLVQMPLTGEKRLWEYHSTLRTASEGEPPVVRFYIRDVTEREKAYHALRESEARFRALAESTVAGIYVLVDNHFAYANPALSQLTGYTAEELRAMTPWEIIHPDFRETVRANSQARLRGEDAPSPYEFQIITKSGEARWVLLGARRITWQDRPALMGSVVDITSQKHYQHALEAEIRIAQAFGKIPEEDLQSLAVHIVEAVYDLLPSAERVLLTLSTEENHLCVEAEQGNAPRLQGQCFPCEEALQEMRHHRHPFYLSETPAGFTNACTAHMALTPQAAVVPFVVGEEVIGALVLDGNPNKPPFNTEDLRLLAHFANTATLLLQHARLVANLKRRLQELETVHRLTLALRETLDTHAALEVLLDETLAVVNSDVGAILLHHAEDNRLKPLVARGWMQHIDFQPRAGEGIAGQVFAHNQPLFSNDLAQENAPAFAANEHLPAGWGGACLPLRTPDKTLGVLFIGLPPNQHWTESRRHLLETLAELGSITLHRLGLLAETRHRLQQLQSLQVIAQAITGSLDLQLTLNILLEQVQTQFRPDAVDVMLVDTHLFSLSVMAATGFLSPESARRQVNMNGSLPGQVVLQGAPIVLNDLVTAIALHEGCRTFLESEGIRTYIGIPLVAKGQTKGVLELFFRTPTRLTAEQIDFLTHLGRHAAIALDNAQMVESLQKSTNELRAAYEATIEGWARALELRDQETEGHAQRVAALTVALARRLGVPEERLPHIRRGALLHDIGKMGVPDHILKKPGPLDAHEWEIMRQHPLWAYDMLKDIPYLQPALAIPLFHHERWDGSGYPSGLAGTAIPLAARIFAVVDVYDALTSDRPYRPAWSKEKALTYLKEQRGKLFDPRVVDAFLEMMQADQPPAKANEPSPSP from the coding sequence ATGAACGCCCATCCCAGCCTCTCCAGCCCAGCAGGGGAACAGCAAAACGGGCTTCTCGACATCCTTCGCCAGAGCACCCCGGCGTGCCTGGTGTGGGTTGACGCGCAGGGGAAAGTCCGCTTCGTCACATCGGCTTGCCAGACACTTTTCAAACACCAGCTTCCGGGGGAATTCCTTAGCACACTATGCCGCGCCACCAACCCATCCTGTTTACTCAAAGACCCTCACCGTTTCGCTGAAGCCACCGAGCACAGCAGCGTCTTCCCTTACCAAACGCCCGAAGGCAAAACTTGTTGGGTAGCCCACGCGTGCCGCGCCCATTACGATGCCCAGGGGCAATTTCAGGGGCGCATTGGCATTTTCGTCGACCTGACCTCCCAACACGAGAGCGAAACCCGCGCCCGGCGCATCTCCGAACAATTTCAGCAACTCTACCAAATTTTGGAAGCCCTCAATCGCGCGGAAACGCCCCAAGAAGTGTACGACATTGCCGTTGAAAGCATCCCCAACCTCATCCAGGCCAATAGCGCCGCAGTACTTCTCTTTGACGCAGAAGGAGTGCCTCGCTTCGTAGCCGCGCGCGGGTTATCACCAGCCTATCAGCAGAAAGTCGAAGGGCACAGCCCCTGGCCTTCGACAGCCGTTCATGCCAAACCGCTCTGGTATGAAGACGTTCAACACGAAGACTTTTCCCCCGACCTACAGGCTGCCTTTCGCGAAGAAAACATCCACGCCCTGGCATTCATTCCCTTGCTTGGAGGGAACCGGCTATTGGGCAAATTAATGGTCTATTATCACACCCCGCATACCTTCAGCGAAAGCGAGCAGCAGATCATTCGTGTGCTGGCCAGCGACATTGCAGCCGCGATCTTGCGCGTGCAAGCCCACGAGGCGCTCAAAGAAAGCGAAACTCGTTTCCGCGCCCTGGCCGAAAGCACCCCTGCTGCCGTTTACATGATCGAAAAAGGTCGTTTCACCTACACCAACCCCGCCTTTCACCGGCTTAGCGGTTATTCTCCCGAGGACTTACGCGATCTGCATTACTGGGAAATCCTGGAACCCGAATCGCAAGCCTTAGCCCGCGAGCGGGCGCGACGCCGCATGGCAGGCCAAACCGTGCAAGAATACGCCGAAGTCCTCATCCGTCGCAAGGACGGCGAGCGCCGCTGGGCATTGGCCGGAGACAGCGTGGTGGCCTTAGGCAACCGTATTGTCGTAGTGGGTTCAGCCGTCGACATTACCCCCCTCAAGCAAACCGAAGCCGCCTTGCGGGAAAGCGAAGCCCGTTACCGCGATCTGGTCGAAAACCTGCGAGATGGCGTAGGGTTACACGATCTTGAAGGCCGCCTGTTAGCCAGTAACCCGACCGTGCCGCACCTGTTAGGGCACGAAACCCTGCCCGAAGAGCCGGTTTACATCCCCGACTTGCTGGCGCCTGAAGTGCGACATGAATTCGATGATTACATCCGGGAATTGAGAGAAAACGGCGTCGCGGAAGGCCTCATGCTGGTTCAAATGCCCCTCACAGGCGAAAAGCGCCTCTGGGAGTACCACAGCACCTTGCGCACTGCTTCCGAGGGGGAACCTCCCGTCGTGCGCTTCTACATTCGCGACGTCACCGAGCGCGAAAAAGCCTACCACGCCCTGCGCGAAAGCGAAGCCCGCTTCCGTGCCCTGGCCGAAAGCACCGTGGCCGGCATTTACGTCCTGGTGGACAATCATTTTGCCTACGCCAACCCCGCCTTGAGCCAGCTCACAGGCTATACCGCCGAAGAACTGCGCGCCATGACACCGTGGGAGATCATCCACCCCGATTTTCGCGAAACTGTACGCGCCAACTCGCAGGCCCGTTTGCGCGGCGAAGACGCCCCATCACCTTATGAATTCCAAATCATCACCAAGAGCGGCGAGGCACGCTGGGTCTTGTTAGGTGCGCGGCGCATCACCTGGCAGGACCGCCCGGCGCTCATGGGCTCCGTGGTTGACATCACTTCCCAAAAGCACTACCAGCACGCCCTGGAAGCCGAAATCCGCATCGCTCAGGCCTTTGGCAAAATTCCCGAAGAGGACCTCCAATCTCTGGCGGTGCACATTGTCGAAGCCGTTTACGACCTCCTGCCCTCTGCCGAGCGGGTGCTGCTGACGCTTTCTACCGAAGAAAACCACCTGTGCGTCGAAGCCGAACAGGGCAACGCCCCCCGCTTGCAAGGCCAATGCTTCCCCTGCGAAGAAGCCCTCCAGGAAATGCGCCACCACCGGCACCCGTTCTATTTGAGCGAAACCCCTGCGGGTTTCACCAACGCCTGCACAGCCCACATGGCGCTGACGCCCCAGGCCGCCGTGGTGCCTTTCGTGGTGGGCGAAGAAGTCATTGGCGCGCTCGTTCTGGACGGCAACCCCAACAAGCCACCTTTCAACACCGAAGACCTTCGCCTGTTAGCGCACTTTGCCAACACGGCGACTCTGCTCTTGCAGCACGCCCGCCTGGTGGCCAACCTCAAGCGGCGTTTGCAAGAACTGGAAACCGTCCACCGGCTGACCCTGGCCCTGCGGGAAACCTTAGACACCCACGCCGCGCTGGAAGTGCTTCTCGACGAAACCCTGGCTGTCGTCAACAGCGACGTGGGCGCCATTTTGCTTCACCACGCCGAAGACAACCGCCTGAAACCCCTCGTTGCCCGCGGATGGATGCAACACATTGACTTCCAACCCCGCGCCGGAGAGGGCATCGCGGGACAGGTTTTCGCCCACAATCAGCCCTTGTTTTCCAACGACCTCGCCCAGGAAAACGCGCCCGCATTTGCCGCAAACGAACACCTCCCCGCAGGCTGGGGCGGCGCCTGCCTGCCGCTACGCACGCCCGACAAGACCCTTGGCGTGCTTTTCATCGGCTTGCCTCCAAACCAGCATTGGACGGAAAGCCGACGCCATCTGCTCGAAACCCTGGCTGAGTTAGGCAGTATCACGCTCCACCGGTTAGGGCTCCTCGCAGAAACGCGCCATCGCCTGCAACAACTCCAAAGCCTGCAAGTGATTGCCCAGGCCATCACAGGCAGCCTCGACCTGCAACTGACCCTCAACATCCTGCTGGAACAAGTGCAAACCCAATTCCGCCCCGACGCCGTCGACGTCATGCTGGTCGATACCCACCTGTTCTCTCTCTCGGTGATGGCAGCCACGGGGTTTCTATCGCCCGAATCCGCCCGTCGCCAGGTAAACATGAACGGCAGCCTCCCCGGCCAGGTCGTCTTGCAAGGCGCGCCCATTGTGCTCAACGACCTGGTCACGGCCATTGCCCTCCACGAAGGCTGCCGCACCTTCCTGGAAAGCGAAGGCATCCGCACTTACATTGGCATTCCCCTTGTGGCGAAAGGGCAAACCAAAGGCGTGCTGGAACTGTTCTTCCGCACTCCTACCCGCCTTACCGCCGAACAAATCGACTTCCTCACCCATCTGGGACGCCACGCAGCCATCGCCCTGGACAACGCCCAGATGGTGGAGTCTTTGCAAAAATCAACCAACGAACTGCGGGCTGCCTACGAGGCCACCATCGAAGGGTGGGCGCGCGCGTTAGAACTGCGCGACCAGGAAACGGAAGGGCATGCCCAACGCGTGGCAGCCCTAACCGTCGCGCTGGCACGCCGCCTGGGCGTACCCGAAGAGCGCCTTCCCCACATCCGTCGCGGTGCCCTGCTCCACGACATCGGCAAAATGGGCGTTCCCGACCACATTCTCAAAAAGCCCGGCCCACTCGATGCCCATGAGTGGGAAATCATGCGCCAGCACCCCCTCTGGGCCTACGACATGCTCAAAGATATCCCCTACCTGCAACCAGCGCTTGCCATCCCGCTCTTTCACCATGAGCGCTGGGATGGCTCCGGCTATCCTTCCGGCCTGGCAGGCACCGCCATTCCTTTGGCAGCGCGCATCTTTGCGGTAGTCGACGTCTACGACGCCCTCACCAGCGATCGTCCCTACCGCCCCGCCTGGAGCAAAGAAAAAGCCCTGACTTACCTGAAAGAGCAAAGAGGCAAACTCTTCGACCCCCGCGTCGTCGAT